A single Arachidicoccus sp. BS20 DNA region contains:
- a CDS encoding phosphatidylserine decarboxylase family protein, with amino-acid sequence MTIHKEGTTSIVIAAIIVAVASLTANYFLMPAFGYIYLAILFILIVLFLFIVSFFRIPNRHFSEGENKIIAPADGKVVVIEEMVDDEYFKGKRLQMSIFMSPANVHVNRYPVSGKIVYNQYHKGKYLVAWHPKSSTDNERQSIVIDKKSKGEILVKQIAGALAKRICNYAKVGEEAKQNDELGFIKFGSRVDVLLPIGIEIKVQLNQKVQGGVTVLATW; translated from the coding sequence ATGACCATACACAAAGAAGGAACGACATCTATCGTAATTGCAGCAATTATTGTAGCAGTTGCAAGTCTTACGGCAAATTATTTTCTGATGCCGGCATTCGGTTACATTTATCTCGCGATTCTTTTTATACTTATCGTTTTATTTTTGTTCATCGTTTCATTTTTCCGTATTCCGAACAGGCATTTTTCCGAAGGGGAAAATAAAATTATCGCGCCGGCAGATGGAAAGGTTGTGGTCATTGAAGAGATGGTTGATGATGAATATTTTAAAGGGAAAAGATTGCAAATGAGCATTTTTATGAGTCCGGCAAATGTGCATGTGAACCGATATCCTGTTAGCGGTAAAATCGTGTACAATCAATATCACAAAGGAAAATATTTAGTTGCATGGCATCCGAAATCTTCAACGGATAACGAGCGTCAAAGCATTGTGATTGATAAAAAAAGCAAAGGCGAAATTCTGGTAAAACAAATTGCAGGCGCGCTCGCAAAACGTATTTGCAACTATGCAAAAGTGGGCGAAGAAGCAAAACAAAACGATGAATTGGGCTTTATAAAATTCGGCAGCCGCGTGGATGTATTGTTGCCAATTGGCATAGAAATAAAAGTGCAACTCAATCAAAAAGTACAAGGCGGCGTAACCGTTTTGGCAACCTGGTAA
- the rpiA gene encoding ribose 5-phosphate isomerase A, with protein MNPKQIAGEKAASYIKDGMNVGLGTGSTSFFAIQKIGDRVKNEGLKLKCIATSNESEKLARELNIPIYGFDEIKELDITIDGADEVDKDFNLIKGGGGALLREKIIAYITKHYIIIVDESKVAETLGKFHLPVEVVQFGWQRTFDHLQNLGCVPTLRQKNNQPFITDNGNYILDCDFKKIENPKSLEAAIHEIPGVVEIGLFIDRTNTLIVGHSDGEVEIFEKTK; from the coding sequence ATGAACCCGAAACAAATTGCAGGCGAAAAAGCCGCATCGTACATTAAAGACGGAATGAACGTAGGACTCGGAACAGGTTCGACATCATTTTTCGCGATACAAAAAATAGGCGACCGCGTAAAGAACGAAGGGCTGAAACTCAAGTGTATCGCCACTTCCAACGAGTCGGAAAAATTAGCACGCGAATTAAACATTCCGATTTACGGTTTTGATGAAATCAAAGAACTTGACATTACCATTGACGGCGCCGACGAAGTGGACAAAGATTTTAATCTTATCAAAGGTGGCGGCGGCGCGCTGTTGCGGGAAAAAATTATCGCATACATTACCAAACACTACATCATCATTGTAGATGAATCGAAGGTTGCGGAAACACTTGGAAAATTTCATTTGCCTGTTGAAGTAGTACAGTTCGGTTGGCAAAGAACGTTTGACCATTTGCAAAATTTAGGATGCGTTCCAACATTACGTCAAAAAAATAATCAACCATTTATTACCGACAACGGCAACTATATTCTCGACTGCGATTTTAAAAAAATAGAAAATCCGAAATCGCTGGAAGCCGCTATTCATGAGATTCCGGGCGTGGTGGAAATCGGTTTGTTTATCGATAGAACGAATACTTTAATCGTCGGGCATAGCGACGGCGAAGTTGAAATTTTTGAAAAAACTAAATAG
- a CDS encoding HAD family hydrolase, translated as MAKAFIFDMNGTMIDDMQYHTIAWHKVLNNLNANLSLEETKLQMYGKGEEMFDRVFGKGKFTDNEMQEMIMQKELAYQDEFRPHLKLIKGLHEFLQKAQEKNIGLAIGTAAPKTNVDYVLDGLQLHEIFSAVVGAEDVTTSKPDPEVFLKCASLLNVFPEDAIVFEDSPKGIEAARNGGFKAIAITSFHAKEDFDKFDNVLFVIDDYEDERLKELF; from the coding sequence ATGGCAAAGGCTTTTATTTTCGACATGAACGGAACGATGATTGATGATATGCAATATCACACCATCGCGTGGCACAAAGTGCTGAACAATCTGAATGCAAATCTTTCTCTCGAAGAAACCAAATTGCAGATGTACGGCAAGGGCGAAGAAATGTTCGACCGCGTTTTCGGTAAAGGAAAATTTACCGATAATGAAATGCAGGAAATGATTATGCAGAAAGAACTCGCGTATCAGGATGAATTTCGTCCGCATTTAAAATTGATAAAAGGTTTGCATGAATTTTTACAAAAAGCACAAGAAAAAAATATCGGTTTGGCAATCGGCACAGCTGCTCCGAAAACCAATGTGGACTATGTATTGGACGGCTTGCAATTACACGAAATATTCAGTGCAGTAGTAGGTGCGGAAGATGTAACTACCAGTAAACCCGACCCTGAAGTTTTTCTGAAATGCGCTTCGTTGCTAAATGTTTTTCCCGAAGATGCGATTGTATTTGAAGATTCTCCCAAAGGCATAGAAGCTGCACGCAACGGAGGTTTCAAAGCAATTGCGATTACAAGTTTTCATGCGAAAGAAGACTTTGACAAATTTGATAATGTGCTTTTTGTGATTGATGATTATGAGGATGAAAGGTTGAAGGAGTTGTTTTAA
- a CDS encoding amidohydrolase family protein produces the protein MSIRKLKADKIFDGRNFLTNKILLIDENAVVAGISEDNNEDDVEIYKGILSPGFINAHCHLELSHLKNQIEEDTGLVDFVSKVIRLRNFDKEEILHAIDVAEQEMYNNGIVAVGDICNTTDTLVQKRKSKILYRNFVEVLGFVPQFAQSRFDGIVQNVYEPFFAEMPDTSIVPHAPYSVSDEMFALINQHSEGKIISIHNQETKEENTFFKTGESKFQDFYQLINTNIDFFQPSGKSSLQTYLPKLNLPKQILLIHNTQTSEEDILFAENLAKENGQQLFWILCPNANLYIENQLPNIDLLRKHNCTIALGTDSLASNHELNILSEIQSIQKYFPHLPKEELLQWATLNGSQALGFSNLFGSFEDGKTCGVVLLNEDFTEVKRIV, from the coding sequence ATGAGCATACGAAAATTAAAAGCCGATAAAATTTTTGACGGAAGAAATTTTCTGACAAATAAAATTTTGTTGATTGATGAAAATGCAGTCGTAGCAGGCATTTCAGAAGACAATAATGAAGATGATGTTGAAATTTATAAAGGAATATTGTCGCCCGGATTTATTAATGCGCATTGTCATCTTGAGTTGAGCCATTTGAAAAATCAAATCGAAGAAGACACGGGCTTGGTAGATTTTGTTTCAAAAGTTATTCGCTTGCGCAATTTTGATAAAGAAGAAATTCTACACGCGATTGATGTTGCTGAACAAGAAATGTACAACAACGGAATTGTTGCCGTCGGCGATATTTGTAACACAACGGATACTTTAGTTCAGAAACGAAAAAGTAAAATTCTATACAGAAATTTTGTAGAAGTGTTGGGTTTTGTACCGCAATTCGCACAAAGCAGATTTGACGGAATTGTGCAAAATGTATATGAACCTTTTTTTGCTGAAATGCCCGACACATCAATCGTTCCGCACGCGCCGTATTCTGTTTCGGACGAAATGTTTGCGCTCATTAATCAACATTCAGAAGGCAAAATCATTTCCATCCATAATCAGGAAACAAAAGAAGAAAATACATTTTTTAAAACCGGCGAAAGCAAGTTTCAAGATTTTTATCAATTGATAAATACGAATATTGATTTCTTTCAGCCTTCGGGAAAAAGCAGTTTGCAAACGTATTTGCCGAAGCTGAATTTGCCGAAACAAATTCTCTTAATTCACAATACACAAACTTCGGAAGAAGATATTTTGTTTGCCGAAAATTTAGCGAAAGAAAACGGGCAACAACTCTTCTGGATTCTTTGTCCGAATGCAAATTTGTATATCGAAAATCAGTTGCCGAACATTGATTTATTAAGAAAACATAACTGTACAATTGCTTTGGGAACAGACAGTCTTGCAAGCAATCACGAGTTAAATATTTTATCTGAAATACAATCTATTCAAAAATACTTTCCGCATCTTCCCAAAGAAGAACTCTTGCAATGGGCAACGCTGAACGGCTCGCAAGCATTGGGTTTCAGCAATTTGTTCGGAAGTTTTGAAGATGGAAAAACCTGCGGCGTTGTGTTGTTGAATGAAGATTTTACGGAAGTAAAAAGAATTGTTTAA